The DNA segment TGTAAATACCTTAAAAAGCGTACTCTTCCATATTCAAACAGAAGACATAAATTCTGTGGTGGTATATCCTAAAGTATTGAATGGAGGAAAAATTGAATTGAAAAAAGAAGGAGATATATGGAAGGTTTGGGCTGATGGTAAAAGTTATAATGGTGATGCTGGAATCATTTCGGGATTGATTCATCAAGTAAATGACTTAAAACCTTTACGGTTGGCTTCTAAGAATAAGGATAGCTGGAAAAAATATGAGCTAACAGATTCTCTTTCCTCAAAGATTGAGTTGCTCAAAGATGCTGAGGTGCTGGAAACCTTATATATTGGTAAATTCTCTTATGTTCAATCAAAACAAAACCCAATGATGATGCAGCAGTATCCTTACCAAAGAGGACCACAAGGTACGATGACCACCTATGTAAGAGCAGGTAAGGATCATGAAGTGTATGCTGTTGAAGGTTTCTTGGGTAGCACTGTTAATCGTAATGTGGATGCCTTTAGAAATAAGCAAATTTTAAAAGTGGATAAAAATAACTTGAGCAAGATATCCTTTACTTATCCTGCTGATAGTTCATTTACAATGATTAAAAATGAGGATACATGGATGAGTGATGGAGTGGCATTAGATTCAGCTAAAGTGGCTAATTACTTATCTAAAATTTCCTCTTTAAGAGGCTCTTCATTTACGGATGATGTTCCGGCTAATTACAACTATACTGTTCAATTTCAAGATCAACAGATGGTTATGTCTGAAGTGAAAGCATGGGTCGATGGTGAAGATGTAAAGTTGAACTCTTCGCAAAATACAGGAAGCATATTCTCTGAAAAAAGAGAGGTTAACTTTTCTACTTTGTTTGTTTCTAAAGCTGCCTTGAAATAGAGGTGGGGCTCGATATTTTGTTAAATTTTAAGATAAGTGATCATGAGAAGAAAATCTTATTTGATGTTGTTATCTGTTTTGGCTATGATAACAATGCTAAGTCAACCAGCGCATGCAGAAGGAGATGTAGAAGTGTATACGGCCAATACAAAAATCTCAGTGCCTCCGGGTGAATCTTTAAGTTATAAACTACAAATTATTAATAATTCCGAGCAAACAAAGCTTTGTAACTTATATATTACGGGTATACCTCGAAGTTGGGATTATAGTTTAAAATCAGGGGCTTATAGTGTAAAACAGATAGCAGTATTGCCGGGTGAAAAGCAATCTGTTGACTTGAAGGTAGAAGTGCCACTGAAAGTAAACAAAGGAAACTATCCAATTACTGTTAAAGCCGGAGAAGCGCAGCTACCTTTGGTTGTTAATATCACCCAACAAGGAAGCAATAAAACTGAGTTTACAACTGAGCAAGCCAATATGCAAGGTCATTCTAAGGCTGACTTTTCTTTTAAAGCCGATTTAAGAAACAGAACAGGCGAAAAGCAGCTTTATGCATTGCGCAGCAATGCCCCCAAAGGTTGGCGTGTTACCTTTAAACCAAATTATAAACAAGCAACATCGGTGGAAATAGAACCCAATGCTTCTAAAGATGTGACTATTGAAGTGAAACCACCTCACAGTATTAGTGCCGGTACCTATCAGATACCCGTTAAAGCAGTGAATAACTTTAGTAGTGCTGAGCTGGAATTAGAGGTGGTAATAGAGGGTACTTATGAAATGGAAGTAACAACGCCTACAGGTTTATTAAGTGCAGATATAACGGCAGGAAGTACAGAAACGATTGATTTGTTGGTGAAAAATACAGGTTCTAGTCCTTTGAATAAAGTTAAAATGAGCGCTTCGAAACCTTCGGGTTGGGAGGTGACTTTTAAGCCGGAAGAGATTGAAGAGATTGCTGCCGGAAAAAATGCGAGCGTTAAAGCTACCATTAAAGCAGCTAAAAAATCAATTGCTGGTGACTACCTGTGTAATATAACAGCTAAGGTGCCTGAAGTGACAGATAAAATTTCCTTTAGAATGGCGGTTAAAACGCCTGCTATTTGGGGATGGTTAGGTATAGTGGTTATTGTGGGAGCCATAGCTGGTGTGGCGTTTTTATTTCGTAAATACGGAAGGAGGTAAGCATGGGTAATCCTGTTATCAAAATAGAATCGCTGTCAAAAAAATACAATCAAACAACGGTAGTCGATGATCTGAATTTACAAATAGAAAAAGGAGAGATTTTTGGTTTGCTGGGACCTAATGGTGCCGGCAAATCCACTACTATACGTATGATACTGGGTCTGGCAGAACCGTCGCAAGGAAATGTTGAAGTGTGTGGTTATTCATCGCAATATGAGCCCATAAAAGTGAAGGAAAGGGTGGGCTTTTTGCCAGAGGATGTTGGTTTTTATCATCAAATGACGGGTTATGAAAACCTAATGCTTACAGCACGACTTAATCAAATACCTTCGAACGAAGCTAAGTTAAGGGTCATAGAATTACTAAAATTGGTTGGCCTAGGACATGAAGCGGATAAAAAAACAGGCGCTTATTCAAAAGGGATGAAACAACGGCTGGGACTAGCCGATGTACTTATTAAAAAACCACAAGTTATTATTCTTGATGAGCCTACATTGGGACTGGATCCTAAAGGTATGAATGAGTTTTTAGAACAAATCAAAAACTTGAGCTTAAAAGAGGGTTTGACTGTACTGTTTTCTTCGCATCATTTGCAGCAGGTCCAACACATATGTGATAGGGTAGGTCTCTTTGTGAAAGGGAAGTTGATTGCCTCTGGGGATATCGGTAGTTTATCTGCTGAGTTATTTTCAGATAGTCTGGTGCAAATCCAGGCAGGAATAGCCATAAATGAAAACAATGGCAGTTCCGGACAAGGTATCCAGCAACTGAAATCTTCTATTTTAAATATAGAAGGTGTAAGCCAAGTGAATTTGCAGGATGATATTTTAACGATGGCGTGTACCCGCGATGTTTGTTCTATGGTGGCAAAACAAATAGTAGCTGCGAATATTGATTTAACTTTTTTGCAAAAAAAGGAATACGGCTTAAATGATATCTATAACAAATATTTTGAGGGAGGTGACCATGGAAAATAGTAATGTCTTAAAAAAGCAGTCGCTAAGCTGGTTCAAGAGACTTTTAGGTAAACAAGCAGCCGAAAGTGTTCCGGATCCTTTTAGGGTGTTGGTGCATAAGGAGATATCTGACCATATTAAAAGTTGGCGGTTTATTATTCTCATAGCCCTTATTTCCTTAACCTGCATAGGTTCTATGTATACAGCTTTAGGTAATATTTCAGATGCGCTTAAAAACAATAATGCCAATGATATATTTGTTTTCTTGAAACTTTATACCGTGTCGGACGGAACATTGCCTTCATTTTTTGTTTTTGTGGGCTTTTTAGGACCCTTATTGGGTATTGGAATGGGCTTTGATGCGGTTAATTCAGAGATGAATAAAGGAACGGTTAATAGGATATTATCCCAGCCTATTCCCCGGGATTATTTTATCAATGCCAAATTTACTGCTTCATTGGTTGTTATCAGTGTGTTATTTTTTTCACTGAGTTTTTTAGTGATGGGTATCGGTTTAATTGCCATTGGCATACCACCTACTCCTGAAGAGTTTATTAGAATATTACTCTTCACCATTGCTGCCATTATTTATGTTTCTTTTTGGTTGAATTTATCTATTTTGTTTTCTATTAAATTTATTCAACCAGCAACTTCCGCCTTAACAGGAATATCTGTATGGTTGTTTTTTTCTATCTTCTATAATATGCTGGTAAATGTTATTTTCAGTATGTTGGTTCCGGCAGGAAGAAATTTGTCGCTAATGGGAGAGAGGATGAAGCTGAATATTTTGCAGTTGGCGCCTAATCAGCTTTTTAATGAAATAACCAATGTGCTTTTAACACCTACAGTAAGAAGTGTTGGCCCATTGACGATGGAACAGGTGAAGGGTGCTATTCCTGGTCCTATACCGGTTTTACAAAGTGTAATGCTTATTTGGCCCCAGATAATAGGTATTATTGCTTTAACCGTTATTTGTTTTGTGGTTTCCTATTTACTATTCGTGAAGCGTGAAATAAGAAGTACATAGTTATTTATGTTTTAAGTACTCTTGTGCTACG comes from the Saccharicrinis fermentans DSM 9555 = JCM 21142 genome and includes:
- a CDS encoding DUF4340 domain-containing protein; translated protein: MFRKFNLKTLSVTFGVLLAIVVITYFVDRSKGVNTLKSVLFHIQTEDINSVVVYPKVLNGGKIELKKEGDIWKVWADGKSYNGDAGIISGLIHQVNDLKPLRLASKNKDSWKKYELTDSLSSKIELLKDAEVLETLYIGKFSYVQSKQNPMMMQQYPYQRGPQGTMTTYVRAGKDHEVYAVEGFLGSTVNRNVDAFRNKQILKVDKNNLSKISFTYPADSSFTMIKNEDTWMSDGVALDSAKVANYLSKISSLRGSSFTDDVPANYNYTVQFQDQQMVMSEVKAWVDGEDVKLNSSQNTGSIFSEKREVNFSTLFVSKAALK
- a CDS encoding COG1470 family protein → MRRKSYLMLLSVLAMITMLSQPAHAEGDVEVYTANTKISVPPGESLSYKLQIINNSEQTKLCNLYITGIPRSWDYSLKSGAYSVKQIAVLPGEKQSVDLKVEVPLKVNKGNYPITVKAGEAQLPLVVNITQQGSNKTEFTTEQANMQGHSKADFSFKADLRNRTGEKQLYALRSNAPKGWRVTFKPNYKQATSVEIEPNASKDVTIEVKPPHSISAGTYQIPVKAVNNFSSAELELEVVIEGTYEMEVTTPTGLLSADITAGSTETIDLLVKNTGSSPLNKVKMSASKPSGWEVTFKPEEIEEIAAGKNASVKATIKAAKKSIAGDYLCNITAKVPEVTDKISFRMAVKTPAIWGWLGIVVIVGAIAGVAFLFRKYGRR
- a CDS encoding ABC transporter ATP-binding protein codes for the protein MGNPVIKIESLSKKYNQTTVVDDLNLQIEKGEIFGLLGPNGAGKSTTIRMILGLAEPSQGNVEVCGYSSQYEPIKVKERVGFLPEDVGFYHQMTGYENLMLTARLNQIPSNEAKLRVIELLKLVGLGHEADKKTGAYSKGMKQRLGLADVLIKKPQVIILDEPTLGLDPKGMNEFLEQIKNLSLKEGLTVLFSSHHLQQVQHICDRVGLFVKGKLIASGDIGSLSAELFSDSLVQIQAGIAINENNGSSGQGIQQLKSSILNIEGVSQVNLQDDILTMACTRDVCSMVAKQIVAANIDLTFLQKKEYGLNDIYNKYFEGGDHGK
- a CDS encoding ABC transporter permease, yielding MISITNILREVTMENSNVLKKQSLSWFKRLLGKQAAESVPDPFRVLVHKEISDHIKSWRFIILIALISLTCIGSMYTALGNISDALKNNNANDIFVFLKLYTVSDGTLPSFFVFVGFLGPLLGIGMGFDAVNSEMNKGTVNRILSQPIPRDYFINAKFTASLVVISVLFFSLSFLVMGIGLIAIGIPPTPEEFIRILLFTIAAIIYVSFWLNLSILFSIKFIQPATSALTGISVWLFFSIFYNMLVNVIFSMLVPAGRNLSLMGERMKLNILQLAPNQLFNEITNVLLTPTVRSVGPLTMEQVKGAIPGPIPVLQSVMLIWPQIIGIIALTVICFVVSYLLFVKREIRST